The following are encoded together in the Nyctibius grandis isolate bNycGra1 chromosome 5, bNycGra1.pri, whole genome shotgun sequence genome:
- the LOC137663678 gene encoding tubulin alpha-2 chain, with protein MGSACWELFCLEHNIQPNGTFIDQPSKDDSFATFFRETRSSKYVPRAVMVDLEQTVIDEVRTGTYRQLFHPEQLITGKEDAANNYARGHYSVGKDKIDTVLDRIRKMADACCGLQGFLIFRSFGGGTGSGFTSLLMERLSIEYGKKSQLEFAIYPAPQVSTTVVEPYNSILTMHTTLEHSDCAFMVDNEAIYDICQQNLDIERPTYTNLNRLISQIVSSITASLRFDGALNVDLTEFQTNLVPYPRMHFPLVTYAPIISSDRGYHEQLSVAEITSSCFEPNNQMVKCDPRHGKYMACCMLYRGDIVPNDVNVAIAAIKSNRSLQFVDWCPTGFKVGINCQPPTVTPGGDLAQVERAVCVLGNTTAIAEAWARLDHKFDLMYAKRAFVHWYVNEGMEEGEFAEAREDLSALEKDYEEVGTDSFVEENEEEES; from the exons ATGGGTAGTGCATGTTGGGAACTCTTCTGTCTGGAGCACAACATTCAGCCAAATGGCACCTTCATCGACCAACCCAGCAAAGATGACTCTTTTGCCACGTTCTTCAGAGAGACAAGGTCTAGCAAATATGTGCCCCGGGCTGTTATGGTGGACTTGGAGCAAACTGTAATAG ACGAAGTGCGGACTGGCACCTACCGGCAGCTTTTCCATCCAGAACAGCTGATCACTGGCAAGGAAGATGCAGCAAATAATTATGCACGTGGCCACTACTCTGTTGGCAAAGACAAAATTGACACTGTATTAGATCGTATCCGTAAGATG GCTGATGCCTGTTGTGGACTGCAAGGATTCCTCATCTTTCGTAGCTTTGGTGGGGGCACCGGCTCCGGCTTTACCTCCTTACTGATGGAACGCCTCTCCATTGAATATGGAAAGAAGTCTCAACTGGAGTTTGCCATCTACCCCGCCCCTCAGGTCTCAACCACTGTTGTGGAGCCCTACAATTCTATCCTGACCATGCACACCACCCTGGAGCACTCGGACTGTGCCTTCATGGTGGATAATGAGGCCATTTATGATATATGCCAGCAAAACCTGGACATTGAGCGCCCCACTTACACTAACCTCAACCGCCTCATTAGTCAGATAGTCTCTTCCATCACCGCCTCACTGCGCTTTGATGGTGCCCTCAATGTGGATCTGACAGAGTTCCAAACAAACCTAGTGCCCTACCCACGTATGCACTTCCCCTTAGTGACCTACGCCCCCATCATCTCCTCTGACAGAGGATATCACGAGCAGCTCTCGGTGGCTGAAATCACCAGCTCCTGCTTTGAGCCCAACAACCAGATGGTGAAGTGTGACCCAAGACATGGGAAGTACATGGCCTGCTGCATGCTCTACCGTGGTGACATAGTTCCCAACGATGTCAATGTTGCAATTGCTGCCATCAAGAGCAACAGATCGCTCCAGTTTGTCGACTGGTGTCCAACAGGCTTCAAG GTTGGGATCAACTGTCAGCCTCCTACAGTTACACCAGGAGGAGACCTAGCCCAGGTTGAGCGAGCAGTCTGCGTGCTGGGCAACACCACGGCCATTGCAGAGGCTTGGGCAAGGCTTGACCACAAGTTTGACCTCATGTATGCCAAGAGAGCTTTTGTGCACTGGTATGTTAATGAAGGCATGGAGGAGGGAGAATTCGCAGAGGCCCGAGAAGACCTGTCTGCTCTGGAGAAGGACTATGAAGAAGTGGGAACTGACTCATttgtagaagaaaatgaagaagaggaaTCTTAA